The sequence TCGTCCTCGGCGCGCTCGGCGACCCGAACCTGTCGCCGGTCCCGGTGTCGGGCGAGACCACGCTCCGGCTGCCCCCGGGCAACTACACCGCCTGGGCCGCCGCCGACGTCAAGGGCGACACCGCCGACTCGAAGGCCGTCGCCTTCCTGGCGGTCCCCGAGATCATCCTGAACAAGCCGGTCACGGCCACCCTCGACGCCTCCGAGGCCCGCAAGATCAGCGTGCGCACCCCGAAGGAGACCGAGACCCGCCAGCTCCGCTACGACATGGCGCGCACCGCGCCGGACGGCACCGTCCAGCGCGACGCGTACCAGATCCCGCTGACGTACGACCAGCTGTGGGCGGCCCCGACCAAGAAGGTCACCGAGGGCAGCTTCTCCTTCCTGACCCGCTGGCGCCAGGGCGAGAAGCTGGTCGACCTGACGGCCGATGGCCGGGACGTCCCGGTGACCGTGCAGAGCGGTTCGCCGGTCGCCGAGGACAGCCGGGCCAAGCTCCGCGGCGTGTTCGCGGGTGACGGCGCCGCCGCCGACTACAAGCACCTGGACGCCAAGGGCAAGGCGGTGGTGATCCGCAGCAGCGACACGGTGGCCCCGGCCGACCGGGCCGCCGCCGCCATCGCCGCCGGTGCCAAGGCGCTGTTCGTCGTCAACCGCGGCGACGGCCGCCTGATGGAGTCCTACGCCGACTGGGGCACCACGCTGCCCATCCCGGTGGCCACCGTCCAGCGGCTCGCCGGCGAGAACCTGATCAAGGCCGCCCGGCGCGGCGAGAAGCTGACCGTCGAACAGCACAAGTTCGCGAGCTACGTCTACGACCTGGTCGACCGCCACAACGGCACCGTCCCGGACCGCTCGCTCGCCTTCGCCCCGGCCACCCGTGACCTGGCGAAGATCGAGAACACCTTCTACGGCCACCGCGACGTCGTCGGCGGCGGCTTCCGCTACGACATCCCCGAGTACGGCCCCGGCCTCGGCTTCGAGGAGTACGAGAAGTTCCCCGGCACCCGCACCGAGTGGGTCAACCCGCTGCCGGGCGCCTCCTTCTGGTACGAGAACCACTCCCAGTTCAACGAGGAGGGCAGCGACACCGCGCTGGAGGAGCGCGGCGGCGAGATGGACTACCGGGCAGGCTCCACCAACAAGGCCCAGTGGTTCGCCCCCGTCACCCGGCCGCGCCTGGGCACCGCCTACTGGGGCCCGAACCGCTCGCAGTACGGCGACATCCAGTACAACATCACCCCGTGGACGGACGCCGGGGCCGGGCACTCGGGCTCCATGCCGGACAAGGAGTACGACACCGGCAAGGTGACGGTCTACCAGGGCGACAAGGTGCTGGACGAGTCCCCGGGCCGGGCCGGCTACATCGGTGATCTGCCCGACGAGAAGCTGCCCTACCGCCTGGTGCTCGACGCCTCGCGCGACGCGGACACCTGGAAGACGTCCGTACGCACCCACTCGGAGTGGTCGTTCGTCTCGGGCGCCCTCGACCCGGAGGGTCCGTACCAGGTGGACATCCCGATGCTCCAGCTGGACTACGACGTCGCCACGGACCTCGCCGGTGACGTCCGGGCCGGCCGGTGGACCGAGATCGGTCTGTCGTCCACCACGCAGGAGTGGCTGGAGGGCGCCGTGAAGGCGACGAAGGCCTCCCTGTCGGTGAGTTACGACGACGGGAAGACCTGGAGCCCGGTGTCGCTCGACAAGGACCGGACGGGATCCTGGACCGCCCGGTTCAAGACCCCGAAGAAGGGCGCCAAGGCGGTCTCGCTCAAGGCCCACGCCGAGGCCGCCGGCGGCCTCGCGGTGGACCAGGAGATCATCCGGGCGTTCGGCCTGAAGTAACGCGCCGAACCCTCGTACGAGGCGGCCGCTCACCCGCTCCCGGGTGGGCGGCCGCCCCCGTGCGTCAAGGCGCTCCCGTGCGTCAGGCCGCGTCCACCGCCTCGGCCCCCGTCCGGGACCGCCGGACACCGGCGCCCCCGACGGCCGCCGCGCACAGCAGCGCCGGGGCCGCCGCCACCGCGCAGCACAGCGCGAGCGGCAGCCGGTCCACCAGCAGCCCCACCGCCGCCGTGCCGCCCGAGGAGCCCGCGTTGAACGCGGTGTTGACCCAGGCGCCCGCTCGGGTGCGCCGGGCCGCGTCCGCCGACTCGTCCGCTATCAGATACGCGGTCGTGAGCGCCGGCGCGACGAAGAGACCCGCCACGCCGGCCACGGCGATCAGCACGTACAGGTTGCCGGCGAGACCGGCCGCCGCCACCGCGGCGGACAGACCGGCGGCCGTCGCCGGCAGCCGCACCCCCAGCGGGGCCCGCCACCGCAGCGCCCCGTAGGCCAGGCCCCCGACGGCGCTCGTCGCCGACAGGGCCGCCAGCACCCAGGACACCGCCGACGCCCGGTGCATCGCCTCGGTCAGGGCCACCACCAGCAGGTCCAGCGCCCCCAGGCAGAGCCCCACGGCGGCCGTCACCAGCACGGCGCGCCGCAGCGCGGGCACGGCGCCCAGCCGCAGGCCGGGACCGGCGGAGCCGTCCGCCCCGGTGCCGTGTTCCGGCTTCCCGCGCGGCACGCAGGGCGAGGTCACCAGCGCCCCCGCCCCGACGGCGATCAGCACCGCACCGGCCAGCACACCGGCGGCGGGCCCGGTGACCGTCACCAGGACGCCCACCAGCAACGGGCCGGTGACGTACAGCAGTTCCTCGGCCACCCCGTCCAGGCTGTACGCGCGGCGCAGCAGCTCCCGGTCGGGGACGAGGCCGCTCCACAGCGCCCGCATGACCGGGCCCAGCGGTGGCGTGCAGGCGCCCGCCGCCGTGGCGAGCGCCCCGAGGAACAGCGGGGAGGCGTCCGCCCGCCAGGTGACCAGGGCGAGGGCGGTGAGCAGCACCGCGTACAGGCCCGCCATCGGCGGCAGGGCGCGGCGCGGCCCGTACCGGTCGATCAGCCCGGCACGGGCGGGGGAGAGGAACACACTGGCGGCCCCGAACAGGGCCATGACGGTCCCGGCGGCGGAGTAGGAGCCGGTGGCGTCCTTGACGGCGAGGAGCAGGGCGAGCGGAGCGATTCCGTAGGAGAGCCGCCCGGTGAGCGCGGCGGCGAAGGTGCGCGCGGCATGAGGGGCACGCAGGACAGCGGCGTACGAGGGCGTGGACATGGTGGGCTTCCTCGGAGGGCGGGGCGGACTCGGCCGCGCCGCGGGCATGCGGGGACACCGGGGCGCCGCACCCAGTGGGCCGGGCGCGGTCGGAGCGGGGTCCTACGCACGAGGAAGGGACACGCGGGCAAGGTAGCAGAGGGGCCCCTAGGGCCTTTCGTTTGGATCAGGCCGGGCTCGCGGGCTGCGGCACCGCACCTCGCGGCGTTGTCGTCAATCACCAACGCTCCGCGTTGATTCAATCCTCCGCCTTGCGATGCACGGCACCGCAGCCCGCTCCCTGATCCGCCCTGATCCAAACGAAAGGCCCTACCCGACGACCTCCGTGCCGGCGGCCAGGATCTCCTCGGTGGCGGCCCACAGCCGGGGCACGAAGCGCAGCACCTCGTCGCGCCGGGCGAGCAGGTCGCCGGCGCTCGTGATGCCGGTGAGGCCGGCGACCGCTTCCCGGAACGCGGGCAGCCGGGCGGTGTGCAGGTCCGGCGCGTCCACGGCCAGGACCGTGTGGCAGCGGGCGAACGTCGCGACGATCCAGAAGACCGCCTCCCGGTGGTCGCCCCGGTCGATCAGCTCCCGGCTGCCGTCGACGGCGACGGGGCGCGCCCGCTCGGTGAGGTCGCTGCTGAAGAAGAACGGGGTGCGCGCGACCGGGACCGTGGCGTCGAACGTCCTTGTCAGCTCGGCCAGATGGTGGCGCACCCGCCGCGCGGAGACCTTCTCGCAGCCCAGGAGCGCCAGCAGTTCCGGGTAGAGCGCCTGCTGGCCGTATTCCGTGAGGACGTCGCGCACGGCGGGGTAGCGCAGCCGGATCGTCGGGTTGCGCAGGGCGGCCACCAGCGGGACGTGCGTGGTGACCCCGGTGGGGAAGAGCCACGCCATCACCCGTGCGGCGAAGGGCTGTCCGGTGTCCAGGGCGGCGAGGCGGCTCTCGATCCGGTGCCGGGCGTCCAGACACCGCCGGCGCACCTGATCCCGCTCGGCGAAGCGCGGCGCGACGTACGCGTGCAGCGCGCGCAGCCGCCCCGTGGGGTCGTCGATGACCGTGTCCCGGCAAAAGCCGCCCGCCAGGTGGTACGCGCCCAGCACCGCGTCCGGGTCGGCCAGCGCGGCCCACGGCTCGTACGTGATCTCCAGCAGGGCGCCCTCGTGGAGCAGCTTGCCGGGCTTCGCCGGTGCCTCGTCCCCCTCCGTCACCACGACCACGTCCACATCGGAGGAGACCGCCAGCTCCGCCCCGTCCGGGCGCCCGACCGTGGACCCGCTGAAGTACGCCCCCAGGTAGCCCGGTGCGGGGCGGGCGTGCGCGGCGACCCAGTGCGCGGCCGCGGCGCGCGCCTCTCCGACTCTCATGCCCGACTCCTATGCGCCGCTGCGGCCCGGCGTCAAGCGCGGACGGTAGCGTCGGCGGCATTCCATCGCCCCGTCCCCGCGACCGCCCGGTGAGGTGCCCCATGCGCAAGATCGTCTACTGGATGTCGATGTCACTCGACGGCTTCATCGAGGGCCCGGGACAAAACATCGACTGGCATACGGTGGACGAGGAGCTCCACCAGTACTTCAACGAGCAACTGGCCGGTATGGGCGGCATGCTGGACGGGCGCGTCACGCATGAGCTGATGGCGGGCTTCTGGCCCACCGCCGACCAGGATCCCGCCAACGAGGGCCCGATGGCCGACTTCGCCGTCATCTGGCGGAACATGCCGAAGTACGTCTACTCGCGGACGCTGGAGCACGCCGACTGGAACACCACCATCGTCCGCGAGGTCGTCCCCGAGGAGGTCAGGGCCCTCAAGGAGCAGCCGGGCGGCGACCTCGCCCTCGGCGGCGCCGATCTCGCCGCGTCCTTCGCCGCGCACGACCTGATCGACCAGTACCGCGTCTACGTCCACCCGGTCCTCATCGGCCGGGGCAAGCCGATGTTCCCGGCGGAGGAGACCCTGCGGCCTCTCCGCCTCACCGGCACCCGTACCTTCGGCACCGGGGTCGTGGAGCTCTGTTACGACCGCGCCGACCGGTGACGCCCCGGGACCGGCCCGGGACGCCACCGCTCCGTCAGCGGCCCGCCTGGAGGGCCGCCCAGGTGCCGGGGCCCACGATCCCGTCGGCCGTCAGCCCCCGCCCCGTCTGGTAGGAGCGCACCGCGGTCGCGGTCGCCGGGCCGAAGGTGCCGTCGGCGTCCACCGTCGAGCCGAGCGCCGCCGTCAGCGCGCGCTGGAGCCGCTTCACGTCCTCGCCCGTCGCGTCCTCGGCGAGCACCGGCGTCGTCCCGGCGGACAGCAGCGCCGTCCACGTCCTGGCGCCCACGACCCCGTCGGCGTCGAGGCCGTGCGCCGTCTGGAAGGCCGTCACCGCGGTCGCCGTGGCCGGCCCGAAGGTGCCGTCCGCCTCGCCCGCCGGGTAGCCCTGGTCGGTCAGCAGCCGCTGGAGGGCCGTGACCTGGGGCCCCGTCGAGCCGCCGCGCTGGGTCGTGTACGTGGTGAAGCTCAGCCCGTCCCGGGTCTCGCCGCCCGTCCCGTTGCCCTTGACCAGCTCCATGTAGCGGTCCCAGTCCCAGTAGGGGCCGGGGTCCGTGTGGTCGTTGCCGGGGGCCTCGCTGTGCCCGATGACGTGCGCCCGGTCCTTCGGAATGCCGTACGTGTCGCAGAGCGAGGCGGTCAGGGCGGCCGACGAGCGGTACATCGCGTCCGTGAACCAGGTCGGGTCGTCGATGAAGCCCTCGTGCTCGATGCCGAGCGAGGAGGCGTTGGCGCTGCGCGCGTGGTACGCGGTGTCCGCGTCGCGCACCATCTGGGTGATCTGCCCGTCCGATGAGCGCACCACGTAGTGCGCGCTCACCTCGGACACCGGGTCCTGGAACCAGCTGATCGAGCCCGCGTACGAGCCCTGTGTGACGTGGATGACGATCTTGTCGATCTTCGCGGTGCGGCCGGTGGTGTAGTTGTTCGGGTCGGCCGGGACCCACAGCGCCGCCGGATAGTCGGCGCTCCGCGCGCCGGTGTCGGCGGCGGTGATCCCGTCCTTGTGCGGGGAGACGGGCCGGCCGGTCACCGTGATCCGCTCGCCGTCGGGGGTGAGGGCGTCGAGGCCGTCCGCGAGGAACGTGTAGACCGTGTCGGCGTAGAGCGCGGCGGCCGGGCCCTGTGTACCGCTGTAGCGGGCGACGGCCGGGTACCAGGCGTCGAGGTCGTCGCGGTCCCGCGCGTCGAGGCCGAGCGTGTCCGCGTAGCCCCGCAGGATCGCGGCGCCGCCCAGGATGTTGGCGGCGGTGTCGGAGCGCAGGGCGGCGACCGGTTCGCCGGTGAGGGCGGCGGCCCGCTCCAGGGTGTGGTGCGCGGGGTTGCTGACCAGGTGCATCACACCGAAGCCGTTGGCCTGGCTGGGCCGTCCGGCGTGGCCGTCGAGGCGGGTCTCGCCGTATCCGACGGCGGCGAGCAGATCACGCGGTACGTCGAACTCGTGGGCGGCCCGGTCGAAGGCCCGGTCCATGGTGTCGCCGGCGGCGAGGGCCGGGGCGCCGGTGGCGGCCAGGACGGTGGCGGTGAGGGCTGCCAGGACGGAGGCGCGGGCCCTGGGGGCGGCGGCGCGTGTGGGCATACCTGCTCCTGCTCTGTGGGGAGGGGAACGGCCCCGGCCCCGGAGGGGACGGACCGGGCGGCCGCGAAGCCTGCTCACGATAGGGAGCCGATAAAGGTATGACAATCATGTCGCACGCGTGTCGAATCCCCGTTCACTCCAACGGAGTTGGCGGCCGGTGGGCGGGAGCGCGCCGCCCGGGATTCGTACACCTGGACAGCCCCCCACCGCACGGGGGAACGCGGACCGGGCCCGTGGCCGCCAGGGCGTATAACAGAGAACTCCGGACCGGCCGGCGTCCCCGATGGCAGTCACATCTCACGCGGCAAGGCGTCACCGCGTACGACAGCGGAGAAGTGCCCGATGAGCATGAGCACAGCAGACGAGATCAGCACCTTGCTGACGGCGAACTTCGGAACCGACCCCGTGGCGATCCGCCCCGACGTGCCCCTCCGACAGCTGCGCCTGGACTCCCTGGCGCTGGAGGAGCTGCGGCTCCTCATCGAGGACCGGCTCGGCGTCGACCTCGACGACGTCCAGCTCACCTCCCGCGACACCGTCGGCCAACTGGTCGACGCCGTGCACCGCAAGGCCGCCGCGTGACGGCCCCCTACCGCCTGCCGCCCTTCGCCGCGGCCGTCACCGGGATCGGGCTCGTCACCTCGGCGGGCGTCGGCACCGAGGCCACCTGGCGCGCGCTCAACGACCCCGCGACCGCGCCCTGCGTACCCCACCGGGACGAACTCCGGGGCCTGCCCTGCGACTTCATGTACAGCGTCACCGGCCTGGACACCCGGGCCGTCCTCGGCGTCGCCGCGCACCGGCTGATGGACCGCTTCTCGCACCTCGCCGTCATCGCCGCCCGCGAGGCCGTCGCGGACGCCGGGCTGGACCCCGCCGTCTGGGACAGCGGCCGGGTCGCCGTCGTCATCGGCTCCGCCCACGGCGGCCTGCCCTTCTACGACGAACAGCACACCGCCCTCACCGAGCGCGGCGCCCGCCGCGTCTCGCCCAAGCTCGCCCCGCTCACCGTCGTCAACGGCGCCGCCAGCAGCGTCGCCACCGACCTCGGCGCCCACGGACCCAGCCAGGCCGTCTCCACCGCCTGCTCCTCCGGCACCGTCGCCATCGGCACCGCCCACCAGATGCTGCGCACCGGCGCCTGCGACATCGTCGTCGCCGGCGGCGCCGAATCCGTCTGCTCCCGGCTCCTGATCGCCAGCGCCTGCCGCCTCAAGGCCGTCTCCACCCGCATCGACGACCCGCGGGCGGCCTGCCGCCCCTTCGACACCCACCGCGACGGCTTCGTCGTCGGCGAGGGCGCCGGACTCCTCGTCATGGAACGCCCCGAGCACGCCCGCGCCCGGGGCGCCGCCGTCCGCGCCCACATCGCCGGCTACGGATCCTCCAGCGACGCCTACTCCGCCGTCGCCCCCGACCCCGACGGGCTCGGCATCGAGCGGGCGCTGCGCACGGCCCTCGCGGACGCCGGGGCCGGCCCCGCCGACATCGGACACGTCAACGCCCACGGCACCTCCACCGTCTCCAACGACCTGATCGAGACGGTCATGCTGCGCCGGGTCCTGGGCGAACACCCCCTCGTCACCTCCACCAAGGCGATGACCGGCCACACCCTCGGCGCCGCCGGCGGCATCGAGACCGCGCTGACCGTCCTCGCCCTCCAGCACCAGCTCGTACCGCCCACCGTCAACCTCGACGCCCCCGACCCGGACATCCCCGTCGAGGTGGTGAGCAAGGAGGCCAGGCCGGCCGCGTTCCACGCCGCCGTCAAGACCTCGCTCGGCTTCGGGGGCCACAACGCCGCCCTCGTCCTCACCAGGTGACCGGAGCCCAAGGACCAGACCTCATGACCCAAGAGATCATCCGGACCCTCACCGTGGACGGGCTGACCTACCGCTACCGCGTCCTGCGGCAGCCCGCGCCCCGCACCGAACCCGTCGTCGTCCTCGGCGGCGCGCTCCAGGGGATGTACGGCTGGCCGCAGATGGACGAGCACCTCGGCCCGCACGCCGACGTCGTCACCGCCGACCTGCCCGGCATGGGCGGCGCCGACCCGCTGCCGCCCGGCACCCGGGACGACCTCCTGTACGCCGCCGTCACCGGCATCATCGACGACCTGGGCGCGGAACGGGTCAACCTCTTCGGCTTCTCCTACGGTGCCTCGATCGCCTTCGGCTGCGCCCGGCGCGACCCCGGCCGTACCGCCCGCCTGGCCCTCGGCGGCGTACCGTCGCACATCAGCGACGCCCAGCGCGACGGATGGGGCCGGGCCGTCCGACGGCTGGAGGCCGGGGACGCGGAAGGGCTCGCGGCCCTCACCGCCGAGGCGCTGATGTGCCTGGACCCGGAGCGTCCGGTCCACCGCAGGGACCTCGCCCTGCGCTATGTGCGCCGGTCCTTCGTGCACGCCCTCACCCACTCGCCGCACGCGGAACGCTCTCTGCGCCGGGCGCTGGACCACCGCCCGGACTTCTCCGGGGGGCTGCGCGGGGTGCCCGCGCTCGTCTTCGCGGGCGAGCACGACACCGTGACCTCGCCGGAGCGGCAGCGCGCCTTCGCGGCGACGATCGAGGGCAGCCGCTTCCTGACCATCGGGGAGTCGGACCACTGGGTCGTCCTGGAGCGGCCCGACGATGTGGCGGACCTGGTCGCCCGCTTTCTCACCGACCGTCCGCTGGAACCCGCCCCCGCGCTGCGGCCGGTCGGCCTGCTGCCGCGCCCGCGCACGGGGACGGCAGGTCATGCCCTGCCACGGGCGGGCGGCTGAGCCGCCCGCCCGCGCGCCGGGTCAGTGGTGGCCGTGGTGCCCGTGGCCGCCGTGTCCGTGACCGTGGTCCGGGGCGTTCACGTCGACCCGCACGATCTGCGGGTCGTGGTCGCTCGCCTGGTCGGCGAACTCCGCGTTGATGTGCACCACGTCGTAGTCGAAGCGGCGCACCCCCGGGCTGGTCAGGATGTGGTCGAGGGTCTGCGAGTTGCCCTCGTACACATAGCTGTACTGCTCGTTCTTCGGCAGCGTGGTGATCAGCGGCTTGAGCACCTTGCCGGCGGTCAGCGCGCCCACGGTGGGCGAGAAGGCGAAGTCGTTGAGGTCACCGAGGACCACGACCCGCGCCGACTTGTCCGCGGCGAGCAGCGACTTGACGAAGGTGTTGACCTCCTTCGCCTGCTGCACACGCTTGGTCTCCGAGCTGCGCACCGGCTCCTGGTAGCGGCCGTGCAGCGGCTGGTCGCCGCCCTTGGACGCGAAGTGGTTGCCGACGACGAAGACGGACTTCCCGTGGAAGCGGAACTCGCCGACCAGCGGCTTGCGGCTGTCGTCCCAGGCCGCACTCGCCGGGGCGATCCGGCCCGGCGACACCGACAGCGTGACGCCCTTCCTCGTCTTCACGGCGGCCACGGGCGTCGTCGCGTCGCCGCCCGGACGGTCCACGAAGCCGACCCGCTTCGGGTTGAAGAGGAAGACGTTGCGGATGTTGCCGCCGGGCTCGCCGCCGTCCTTCCCGTCCTGCGGGGCGACATAGCGCCAGGAGTAGCGCGGGCCGCCCGCCGCGACGATCGCGTCCGTGAACCGCTTCAGCGTCGCCTCGGAGCCGACCGTGCCGTCGTTGACGGCGCCGTTGTCGTCCTGGATCTCCTCCAGGGACACGATGTCCGGCGAGGAGAGATTGACCGCGACGCCCTCGGCCAGGGTGTCGAACTTCGTCTGGTCGTCGAGCGCGTCGAGGTTCTCCACGTTGTACGTGGCGACCGCGAGTTCCTTGCCCTTCTGCTTGCGCGTGACCTCGCGCCGCAGGTGGTGGTCGGTGAGCTTGCCGAGCGCGGTGGCCTGGAGGTTGTAGCCGCCGTACGAGTCGTAGTCCAGGACGCCCGAGGTGGTGCCGGAGAGCACGTCGCCCACGTTCGCGGTCGGCACCGGCGCGGCCGGGTCCAGCGACAGGACCTTGATCCGGCCGGTGTTCTGGTCGGTGTACGAGGCGTAGAGCGTGCCGCCGCGCCGGGTCGGGTTCTGCTTCGGCGCGACCGTCACCCAGACCTCGTGGTACGCGGTCGTCGCGCCCGTGACGCGGGTGTCGGCGATCTGGACCCGGGTGCCCTCCAGGGACTCGTACAGGTCCAGCGCGTACGTCGACGGCTCCAGGGGCAGCGCGTCGATCGAGCCGCCGCCGGCCGAGGGCACGTACTTCGAGGGCACCGCCTTGGCGTCCAGGACCACCGGCGCGGGCAGCGCGTTGCCGGAGGAGACGACCGTGACCTTCGGCGCGGTGATCTCGGTCACCGACTGGGTGGTGGCCGACGGGTAGTACTCGTCCACGGTGCCGCTCACCAGTACCGAGTCCCCCACCTTCACGGCCGGGGCGGCGGAGCCGGTGTATACGAAGACGCCCTCGCCGGTGCGCGGGTCGGCGTCCGGGGCGGTGTCCTGGATCCAGAAACCGCGCGAACCCGAGGTGCGCACCGCCGTGACGACGCCGGGGACCCCGGTGACCGCCTTGCCGTCGAGCGGGGAGACCCGGGTGGTGCCCTGGATGTCGTGGATCCGCACGGTGCCGGGCGCGGTGGGGTTGCCCGGGTCGCCCGGGTCCTCGCCGCCGCCCGAGGTCTCGCCGGCCGCGTTGACCGGGGAGGGGGCCGCCTCGGTGAGGTCGGCCGCGTTGTCGTCGGTGTCCGCGAGCGAGGCCGCGCGCGCCACGGATGCGGTGGCCGAGGCGCCCTTCGCGGGGCCACTGCCCTCCCGGACGACCGCGGTGCCGTAGCCGACCAGGTCCACGACGCGGGTGTCGGCGGCGCAGTCGGCGGCCGTCTTGCAGGTCAGCGGGGTGGTCCCGGAGACCAGGGCGACGGTGCCGGCCGTGGCGGACATCGCGACGGTGCCGGTGGCGTCCGGGGCCGGCAGCGCGACCGTGCCGCCGGTGCCCGCCGCCTGCGCGACGAGGTAACGGCCGCCGGGCGCGACGGAACCGGTCAGCGCCGAGACCTGCCACAGCGACCCCGCCGACGGGGCACCGGGCAGGTACTGGACGCTGAACCCGGAGAGGTCGTACGCGGCGGAGCCGGCGTTGGCCAGCTCGACGAAGTCACGGGTGAGCGTCGCACCGGAGTTCCCGCCGCCCCCGTACACCTCGGAGATCACGGCGGTCGAGGACGGGGCCGCGAAGGCGGCGGGCAGCGCGGTCGCCGAGAGCGTCACGGCTACCGCGCCGGCCAGCAGGGCGGAACGGGTGGTGGATATGCGCACGGAGAATGCCCCTCAGAGTGTGGTGAGGGAGCACAAGCTATGCGCGTAGAACAGGCGATGACAAGGCATCAGGGGTGAATTCCGGAAAACGTTCGGTGACGAGCGGAGCTGTCCAGGATGCGGCGATGGTTTGACCGGGTTGCGCCGGTCCGGCTACGTTGCGCGGCATGCAGCGATCCGCACATCTCACGACGCGGGGTCACATCGACCTCAAGCGGGTGTGCTCCGCCGTGTGTCACCGCGTCTGAGGCACCCCGCCCGCGCCCTCCCGCTCCCCGAGGACCCGCGACCGCGCCCCGTGCCACGCCGACACCGCGACCGTCGCCGCCCCCGAGGACCTGGAAGACACTGTGAAGAGTCTGTCCGCCCCCGTCCGCCGCCCCCACGACACCCGTACCGCCCCGCTGCGCCGCGCCGACATACCCGCGCCGGTGCCGGCCCGCCGCGCGACCGGCACCGGCTCCGTCTTCGGCGCGATCCTGGATCACGGCCCCGTCGCCCGGTCCACCGTCGCCCGCCTCACCGGCCTCTCGCCCGCCTCCGTCAGCGGGCACGTCGGCCGGCTGCTGGCCAGGGGGCTGGTCCGGGAGAGCGCCGAGACGGCCGGGCCCAAGGGGCTCGGCCGGCCGCACATCCCGGTCGAGATCGACACCGGCGGCTATCTGGTCGCCGGCGCCCATATCGCCGTCGCCCACTCCACCCTCTCGCTGATGGACCTGCGCGGCCGGATCGTCGCCCAGGACCGGCAGCCCCACCGCACCACGGACCCCCACCGCCTGCTCGCCGGACTCGCCGCCCGGCTGCCCCCGTTGGTGGCCGCCCACGCGGGCGGGCGCACCGTCCTCGCCCTCGGCCTGGCCACCGGCCACCGCGTCGACCCCGAGAACGGTGTGATCGTCGCGCACCCGCAGCTCGGCTGGGAGGACGTCCCCGCCCGCGAGGTGCTCACCGCCGCGACCGGGCTGCCCGTCCACGTGGACAGCCACTCCCGCGCCCTGGCCCGTGCCGAGCAGCTGTTCGGCCAGGAATCGACGCGGGCCAGCACCGTCCTGCTCTTCGTCGGCGCGGTTGTGGACGCCGCCTTCGCCACCGAGGGCGCCCTGCACCGGGGCCCGCGCTCCGGAGCGGGCAGCGTCGCCCATCT is a genomic window of Streptomyces sp. NBC_00708 containing:
- a CDS encoding MFS transporter, with translation MSTPSYAAVLRAPHAARTFAAALTGRLSYGIAPLALLLAVKDATGSYSAAGTVMALFGAASVFLSPARAGLIDRYGPRRALPPMAGLYAVLLTALALVTWRADASPLFLGALATAAGACTPPLGPVMRALWSGLVPDRELLRRAYSLDGVAEELLYVTGPLLVGVLVTVTGPAAGVLAGAVLIAVGAGALVTSPCVPRGKPEHGTGADGSAGPGLRLGAVPALRRAVLVTAAVGLCLGALDLLVVALTEAMHRASAVSWVLAALSATSAVGGLAYGALRWRAPLGVRLPATAAGLSAAVAAAGLAGNLYVLIAVAGVAGLFVAPALTTAYLIADESADAARRTRAGAWVNTAFNAGSSGGTAAVGLLVDRLPLALCCAVAAAPALLCAAAVGGAGVRRSRTGAEAVDAA
- a CDS encoding dihydrofolate reductase family protein, with the translated sequence MRKIVYWMSMSLDGFIEGPGQNIDWHTVDEELHQYFNEQLAGMGGMLDGRVTHELMAGFWPTADQDPANEGPMADFAVIWRNMPKYVYSRTLEHADWNTTIVREVVPEEVRALKEQPGGDLALGGADLAASFAAHDLIDQYRVYVHPVLIGRGKPMFPAEETLRPLRLTGTRTFGTGVVELCYDRADR
- a CDS encoding amidase; this encodes MPTRAAAPRARASVLAALTATVLAATGAPALAAGDTMDRAFDRAAHEFDVPRDLLAAVGYGETRLDGHAGRPSQANGFGVMHLVSNPAHHTLERAAALTGEPVAALRSDTAANILGGAAILRGYADTLGLDARDRDDLDAWYPAVARYSGTQGPAAALYADTVYTFLADGLDALTPDGERITVTGRPVSPHKDGITAADTGARSADYPAALWVPADPNNYTTGRTAKIDKIVIHVTQGSYAGSISWFQDPVSEVSAHYVVRSSDGQITQMVRDADTAYHARSANASSLGIEHEGFIDDPTWFTDAMYRSSAALTASLCDTYGIPKDRAHVIGHSEAPGNDHTDPGPYWDWDRYMELVKGNGTGGETRDGLSFTTYTTQRGGSTGPQVTALQRLLTDQGYPAGEADGTFGPATATAVTAFQTAHGLDADGVVGARTWTALLSAGTTPVLAEDATGEDVKRLQRALTAALGSTVDADGTFGPATATAVRSYQTGRGLTADGIVGPGTWAALQAGR
- a CDS encoding acyl carrier protein — protein: MSTADEISTLLTANFGTDPVAIRPDVPLRQLRLDSLALEELRLLIEDRLGVDLDDVQLTSRDTVGQLVDAVHRKAAA
- a CDS encoding beta-ketoacyl-[acyl-carrier-protein] synthase family protein, which codes for MTAPYRLPPFAAAVTGIGLVTSAGVGTEATWRALNDPATAPCVPHRDELRGLPCDFMYSVTGLDTRAVLGVAAHRLMDRFSHLAVIAAREAVADAGLDPAVWDSGRVAVVIGSAHGGLPFYDEQHTALTERGARRVSPKLAPLTVVNGAASSVATDLGAHGPSQAVSTACSSGTVAIGTAHQMLRTGACDIVVAGGAESVCSRLLIASACRLKAVSTRIDDPRAACRPFDTHRDGFVVGEGAGLLVMERPEHARARGAAVRAHIAGYGSSSDAYSAVAPDPDGLGIERALRTALADAGAGPADIGHVNAHGTSTVSNDLIETVMLRRVLGEHPLVTSTKAMTGHTLGAAGGIETALTVLALQHQLVPPTVNLDAPDPDIPVEVVSKEARPAAFHAAVKTSLGFGGHNAALVLTR
- a CDS encoding alpha/beta hydrolase; amino-acid sequence: MTQEIIRTLTVDGLTYRYRVLRQPAPRTEPVVVLGGALQGMYGWPQMDEHLGPHADVVTADLPGMGGADPLPPGTRDDLLYAAVTGIIDDLGAERVNLFGFSYGASIAFGCARRDPGRTARLALGGVPSHISDAQRDGWGRAVRRLEAGDAEGLAALTAEALMCLDPERPVHRRDLALRYVRRSFVHALTHSPHAERSLRRALDHRPDFSGGLRGVPALVFAGEHDTVTSPERQRAFAATIEGSRFLTIGESDHWVVLERPDDVADLVARFLTDRPLEPAPALRPVGLLPRPRTGTAGHALPRAGG